From Longimicrobiales bacterium, a single genomic window includes:
- the era gene encoding GTPase Era → MEDMDETAEARVTRAGHVALIGRPNVGKSTLLNAFVGEKLSIVTPKAQTTRESVTGILTTDSAQAIFVDTPGLLEPRYALQRAMHETALEVIADADLVVLLLDATRPDELPPEGVVLDAIRRRRNAILVLLNKIDAGTSDAVEALDAWSRDTLGVDPIRISAARGDGVDELRAAIEAGLPESPFYYPEDELAVQPVRFFVTELIRETIFEMYGQEVPYSTIVRVEEYREADDPVFIRATVYVERESQKGIIVGKGGAGIRELGVRSREKIESFIGERVYLDLFVKTLPNWRAKIGTLRYLGYRLPPALAHEDENQGAIRDQLSRAAADAAGGGAAPRGKKSGGKAGQKRGVPAGGKKKASGKPGKRRAGPGKRSHPKPKRGD, encoded by the coding sequence ATGGAAGACATGGATGAAACGGCGGAGGCGCGCGTCACGCGAGCCGGCCACGTCGCGCTGATCGGCCGGCCGAACGTCGGCAAGTCGACGCTGCTGAACGCGTTCGTCGGCGAGAAGCTGAGCATCGTGACACCGAAGGCGCAGACAACGCGCGAGAGTGTCACGGGGATCCTGACGACTGACTCTGCCCAGGCGATCTTCGTGGACACACCGGGTCTGCTCGAGCCGCGCTACGCGTTGCAGCGGGCGATGCACGAGACGGCGCTGGAGGTCATTGCGGACGCCGATCTGGTGGTGCTGCTGCTCGATGCGACGCGACCGGATGAGCTGCCGCCGGAGGGTGTTGTGCTGGATGCGATCCGTCGTCGACGCAACGCCATCCTGGTGCTTCTGAACAAGATAGACGCCGGGACTTCAGACGCCGTCGAAGCCCTGGATGCCTGGTCGCGGGATACGCTCGGCGTCGATCCGATCCGGATCTCGGCTGCGCGGGGCGACGGTGTGGACGAGCTGCGCGCGGCGATCGAGGCCGGCCTGCCGGAGAGTCCGTTCTACTATCCCGAGGACGAGCTGGCCGTGCAGCCGGTCCGCTTCTTCGTCACGGAGCTGATTCGTGAGACGATCTTCGAGATGTATGGTCAGGAAGTGCCGTATTCGACGATCGTGCGGGTGGAGGAGTACCGTGAAGCCGATGACCCCGTGTTCATCCGTGCGACCGTGTACGTCGAGCGGGAGAGCCAGAAGGGGATCATCGTCGGAAAGGGTGGAGCCGGCATCCGCGAGCTGGGCGTGCGTTCGCGCGAGAAGATAGAGTCGTTCATCGGGGAGCGCGTGTACCTCGACCTGTTCGTGAAGACGCTGCCCAACTGGCGCGCGAAAATCGGTACACTACGTTATCTGGGCTACCGGCTGCCGCCAGCGCTGGCGCACGAGGACGAGAACCAGGGCGCCATCCGTGATCAGCTGAGCCGGGCCGCGGCGGACGCTGCGGGCGGCGGAGCCGCCCCCCGTGGAAAGAAGTCGGGAGGGAAGGCCGGTCAGAAGCGTGGCGTGCCGGCCGGCGGAAAGAAGAAGGCGTCGGGGAAGCCCGGAAAGCGCAGGGCGGGACCCGGAAAGCGGTCGCATCCCAAACCCAAGCGAGGAGATTGA
- a CDS encoding PIG-L family deacetylase, producing MSQPLRLLAVLAHPDDESLGIGGTLARYAAEGVEASIITATRGERGRYFDNQYRPSDEDVGRVREGELRAAAQELGLRHVALLGYRDGDLDAAPTGEVLGRIVSHLRELRPHVVISFGFDGAYGHPDHIAISQLTTSAIVAAADPTFQPDQPAHRVAKLYHLGWPRRIWDLYQQVFKKLVSVVDGEERAVNPWPEWMLTARIDARAHWRTAWRAIQKHETQLAVYQRLNELTENQHETLWGEQYFCRVFSTVNSGRRLETDLFDGLR from the coding sequence ATGTCCCAACCCCTTCGCCTGCTCGCCGTGCTGGCACATCCCGACGACGAATCCCTCGGGATCGGCGGCACGCTCGCCCGGTATGCGGCGGAGGGTGTCGAAGCCAGTATCATCACGGCTACCCGCGGTGAGCGCGGCCGGTACTTCGACAACCAGTACCGCCCCTCGGACGAGGACGTGGGCCGCGTGCGCGAGGGCGAGCTGCGCGCGGCCGCACAGGAGCTCGGTCTCCGGCACGTCGCCCTGCTGGGATACCGCGACGGAGATCTGGATGCCGCCCCGACGGGTGAGGTCTTGGGCCGGATCGTCTCCCACCTGCGTGAGCTGCGGCCGCATGTCGTCATCAGCTTCGGCTTCGATGGCGCCTACGGTCATCCCGACCACATTGCCATCTCACAGCTCACCACGTCAGCGATCGTCGCCGCCGCCGACCCGACCTTCCAACCCGATCAGCCCGCGCACCGGGTCGCCAAGCTCTACCACCTCGGATGGCCCCGCCGGATCTGGGACCTCTACCAGCAGGTCTTCAAGAAGCTGGTCAGCGTGGTCGATGGCGAGGAGCGCGCGGTGAACCCCTGGCCCGAATGGATGCTCACCGCGCGGATCGACGCCCGCGCCCACTGGCGGACCGCATGGCGCGCGATCCAGAAGCACGAAACGCAGCTCGCGGTCTACCAGCGTCTCAACGAGCTCACCGAGAACCAGCATGAGACCCTCTGGGGTGAACAGTATTTCTGCCGCGTATTCAGCACGGTGAACA
- a CDS encoding Trm112 family protein, which translates to MLDQRLLEILVCPKCKGELEHRPDAGELVCHACGLRYEIRDGIPIMLIDEAKPLDGS; encoded by the coding sequence ATGCTGGATCAACGCCTGCTGGAGATACTCGTGTGCCCGAAGTGCAAGGGCGAGCTCGAGCACCGGCCGGACGCCGGCGAGCTGGTGTGTCATGCCTGTGGTCTGCGGTATGAGATCCGGGACGGCATCCCCATCATGCTGATCGACGAGGCGAAGCCGCTCGACGGGTCCTGA